From one Roseovarius pelagicus genomic stretch:
- a CDS encoding DUF2933 domain-containing protein: MEHEKHSASEQPADSDPAQQPEPQQPFWKSRFGISLIIALIIAALLLGFEHRVHIFAGNGFLVLLLLGCGVMHLFMHGGHGGHGGGDKS, encoded by the coding sequence GTGGAACATGAAAAACACAGCGCCTCCGAACAACCGGCAGACTCTGATCCTGCGCAGCAGCCGGAACCACAGCAACCCTTCTGGAAATCACGCTTCGGGATCAGTCTGATCATCGCGCTGATCATCGCAGCCCTGCTTCTGGGGTTCGAGCACCGCGTTCACATTTTTGCCGGCAATGGATTTCTGGTCCTGCTGCTGTTGGGCTGCGGTGTGATGCATCTGTTTATGCACGGCGGTCATGGCGGCCATGGGGGCGGTGACAAATCATGA